Genomic window (Magnolia sinica isolate HGM2019 chromosome 10, MsV1, whole genome shotgun sequence):
GCTTGGCTTAGATGGGCATAGTAGGTTTTAAGGGATTGAAATGCAGAAAATTTGAGTCATCTCTCAGAAAGCAATGGCAGCGAAATATAGCCAGCCACATATCTCATTGACAGACTAGCATGAGAGTGGGACGTCAAAGTCATGGCCCCCATCATGTAAATGtcctggcccaagaatcaggctgGTCAAACTCATTAGATGGCCACATGTGCACATTTGGATGTGAACTGTCTGCAAATCTTATTTTCCTTTTAGGGTGCCACTTGGTTgccccaaatatcatgaaatatcatgattaatcaatctaatttggtgcaaaatataatgatatttatgaaatttggtgcaaccaaacacacctttaATCTTAAAAAAGACATCgcaaatttcttttttaaagtcGTCCATTGTCTTCTTACATATGACCCACACAATTAGCTGACTGGCCTAATTTTTGTGGCAGCCGATACTGTGGGGGCTCGCCTGATGTACAGCTCAGATTCCTTGGCAGGTGCTGAGGTGTCTGTGGAGAGGTGCGCGTGGCGCTGTGGGTTTACCAAAGGTCCCGCAGATAAAGTTGAGACAGTAGAATTGCATATACAACTACTTTTAACTATAACTATCCACAACTGCAAGATCAAAGagatgaaagaagaaaatgcGTTAAGGAAACAACCTTTTCTCAGTGTCAGCACCACAATAGCATCATTTTCGACCTGTAATAGGAAGCATCGAAGTTAATTAGACCCGAATAAAGAATTAACACACCCATAAGGCCCTGACActcttttataaataaataatctatGTATCCAACCTAGGGCTACAACTTGGGTTCTAGTCAAGCTCAACTCGCTTGACCCAAAAGTTCGGGTCAGGTTTGTCAAAGTCCAGAGGTCGAGTTTGGGTTGGAAAGACCCAACCTGAGTTCAGGTCGGGTTTGTAAAGGTCCTCAGGTCAAGTTCAGGTTGCTAGGATTTCTTCATTAGTCAACGAGTGGGTGGGTTGTGTTAAGACAGCCCCGGCTGCTCCTCTCCTCCAACATTTCGTCTGGCTATTTTGGgctttgtattcttttctcgcttTGCAAGTTCTTTCAATAAAATTTGTTAtcgctcaaaaaaaaaaaaagtgtggaaAAATGCCAACCTGATTCGGAATCAGGTTGGTTTCAGGTGGAGCAATTTCGGatcgggttaggttgggttgtgAATAATCACATCTATTTGGGTCGGGCTGGGTCTGGCGGGTTGGTTCGGGTATAGAGGAATTCGGGTTGGGTTCGGATTAGAATTCAGGTCGGAAAATGTTGGTTTGGGTAAGAATTTCCAATTCTGGAgagtcatgattcatgtagccaaaccccaaatagctgggacttaagctatgatgatgatgatatagaatcacacccaaaaaaaaaaggaatacaaGAAAGAAATCACTTGATACGGGCACCTTCTGCTCTGCCAATGTCTTTGAATCATCCAATACTTCACTGGTAGCATTCAGAATTAGACGCTGATTGTTGACTGCCTGGTCAATGAGAGAATGCAGCTTCTGCTTGATGTCTAAAACTGTTTCGGTTGGATCGCATTGCACAAAGTAGGTTGTCTTATTCCGCTTGACACGGATGTACATAGCCTTCACCATTGATACAGATAAATGTCCTTGTGAACATGGGAAATGCAGGAAAGAACAAAGGCATAGCAAGCTAAAGCCAACAAAGAGCAGTAAATAGCACCAAAGTTTTCGAGGGCCAACAACAACAAGCTTAAACAATTTCAACCCTACATGTACCTTAACCACATACTCGGACATGTGCTACATTTGATGGTACATGGATTCTTCTACATGGGAGATGCATTTCAGGCCAGAATACAGCAATGACGAGCATACGGATGCTTACGTGAGACTCCATAGAATCGAGTTGCATGTACCCATCTGTGGCACAGTTGGCATATATGCCTAAATCATAAAAGCACAACTCTACATGTGGAATAACCCACATATCACAAAAATTCCTTGGTAAAAGGACAAATTTGTTAGTGAGAAATTAAACCATGTTCTACTGGACAGGGACCTTTTTtcggttttattttttatttataaagttATTATTTTAAGAATcaattaaaattttatatcaaaTCCACAATTctttttccctcatcttattatctaTTGGTGCGACTCTTGAGTTCCCTCGAAGGTATTAATTGCTAATTCTAtacttgtcttgccactcatccatctaacATCCTCATTTCCGCTacgctcatcctatgaacatgatgtTCCTTGACTAGACGACATTCTATCCTGTAAAACATAGCTGGTCTTATGGTTGCCTAATAAAATTTCCCCTTCAGTTTTATTAGTATGCAGCAAGCACATAAAACTCCAAGGGCACATCTATACTTCGGCCACATAGCTCTAACTCTACAatcaacatccttctcaatctctcagcTCTCTTGAATTATCGACCCCAGATAtcgaaaatggtcattttggggcatctcttggtcaacaatcttaactaatccATCATTtgcactcctattgttactaaaatcgTATTCCATATAGTCTATTTTTGTTTGACTAATTTAAAAGCTTtaaattctaaagcatccctccagTTCTAGCTTTGCATTGACCCCCTCcctcgtcttgtcaatcaaaaatATGTCACTTGCAAACAATATACACCACAGGATCTCTTCTTGTAAATGCCTCAGTAGTGTGTTCATAACCAATGCAAATGGGTATAGGCTtaatgtgatggggacatcat
Coding sequences:
- the LOC131217045 gene encoding uncharacterized protein LOC131217045 isoform X3 → MQKVLKADKYQHQSLLQLIVNCILHKMAMYIRVKRNKTTYFVQCDPTETVLDIKQKLHSLIDQAVNNQRLILNATSEVLDDSKTLAEQKVENDAIVVLTLRKDDNEFEDVNIVRPDDLYHSRDADASLSW
- the LOC131217045 gene encoding uncharacterized protein LOC131217045 isoform X6, with the translated sequence MAMYIRVKRNKTTYFVQCDPTETVLDIKQKLHSLIDQAVNNQRLILNATSEVLDDSKTLAEQKVENDAIVVLTLRKDDNEFEDVNIVRPDDLYHSRDADASLSW
- the LOC131217045 gene encoding uncharacterized protein LOC131217045 isoform X4 encodes the protein MLKADKYQHQSLLQLIVNCILHKMAMYIRVKRNKTTYFVQCDPTETVLDIKQKLHSLIDQAVNNQRLILNATSEVLDDSKTLAEQKVENDAIVVLTLRKDDNEFEDVNIVRPDDLYHSRDADASLSW
- the LOC131217045 gene encoding uncharacterized protein LOC131217045 isoform X1: MVELDVLKADKYQHQSLLQLIVNCILHKMAMYIRVKRNKTTYFVQCDPTETVLDIKQKLHSLIDQAVNNQRLILNATSEVLDDSKTLAEQKVENDAIVVLTLRKDDNEFEDVNIVRPDDLYHSRDADASLSW